The following are from one region of the Chanos chanos chromosome 10, fChaCha1.1, whole genome shotgun sequence genome:
- the pla1a gene encoding phospholipase A1 member A isoform X1 produces MALNGIKAVALCSILIHFLSGVGGNEHSQTKCADLSNTTWQEYRQGGKLQVQYLLLTRKNADCATLFTQDCLNHTQEHTPHFNSSLPTKVIVHGYRALGTKPSWVSDLAKALLRAEDGNVLVVDWIYGASFAYNLVVENYKEVALQISVLVNQLKNHGSPLESFHLIGVSLGAHVAGFVGTLFKGKIGRITGLDPAGPMFKTADPFDRLDSSDAMFVEAIHTDSDYFGISIPVGHIDFFPNGGMDQTGCARSRFASIFIYFPVYGYVICDHMRAVHIYMSALNGSCLLMGFPCSSYEEFLAGRCTSCDGDFDGKCPQIGLLKNSGLTVSPLPSLGKVYFLTTSAPPFCAHHILLELEVARLSKSAELQFTLITIGLPETQLKLRLQTDNTAYKGVLAHPERLCRVDSIQIKNTGARFYRQSNIHIESVCISGFPNNRLKPLCVKNVDVGRAAAWSHDFVQVC; encoded by the exons ATGGCACTGAACGGAATTAAAGCTGTAGCCCTCTGCAGCATTCTGATACACTTTCTGTCAGGGGTAG GGGGCAATGAACACTCACAAACCAAGTGTGCAGACCTCAGCAACACCACCTGGCAGGAGTACAGACAAGGTGGCAAATTACAGGTGCAATACCTGCTTCTTACACGCAAGAATGCAGACTGTGCTACCCTCTTCACACAGGATTGTCTAAACCACACCCaggaacacacaccacacttcaATTCATCTCTCCCAACTAAAGTCATTGTCCATGGGTACAG agctctgGGTACTAAGCCTTCCTGGGTGAGTGACCTGGCTAAGGCCCTGCTGAGGGCTGAGGACGGGAACGTCCTGGTGGTAGACTGGATCTATGGAGCATCCTTCGCCTACAATCTGGTGGTAGAAAACTACAAGGAGGTGGCATTGCAAATTTCAGTGCTTGTTAATCAGCTTAAG AACCATGGGAGCCCACTGGAGTCTTTCCATTTGATTGGCGTAAGTCTTGGGGCTCATGTTGCAGGATTTGTGGGAACCCTCTTCAAGGGCAAGATAGGAAGAATCACAG GCCTGGACCCTGCAGGACCCATGTTCAAAACTGCAGACCCTTTTGACCGCCTGGATTCCTCAGATGCCATGTTCGTGGAAGCCATCCACACAGACTCTGACT ACTTTGGCATCTCTATCCCTGTCGGACATATTGACTTCTTTCCGAACGGAGGAATGGACCAGACTGGATGCGCACGTTCGAGGTTTGCTTCAA TTTTTATCTACTTTCCAGTGTATGGTTATGTCATCTGTGACCACATGAGGGCGGTGCATATCTATATGAGTGCGCTGAATGGCTCGTGTCTTTTGATGGGGTTCCCGTGCTCCAGTTACGAAGAATTCCTTGCAGGACGTTGTACCAGCTGTGACGGGGATTTCGATGGCAAATGTCCACAAATAG gtCTTTTGAAGAACAGTGGGTTAACAGTGTCTCCTTTACCCAGTCTGGGGAAAGTTTACTTCCTCACTACGTCTGCTCCTCCCTTCTGcg CCCATCATATCCTGCTGGAGTTGGAGGTGGCTCGTTTGAGCAAGAGTGCTGAACTACAGTTTACCCTCATTACCATAGGACTCCCAGAGACACAGCTGAAACTTAGGCT aCAAACGGACAACACTGCGTATAAAGGAGTGTTGGCTCATCCAGAGCGACTGTGTAGAGTTGACTCTATTCAGATAAAGAACACCGGAGCTCGATTCTATAGACAGAGCAACATCCACATCGAATCTGTTTGCATCTCTGGTTTTCCAAACAACAG GTTGAAACCGCTGTGTGTGAAGAACGTAGACGTTGGCCGAGCTGCAGCATGGTCTCATGACTTTGTACAGGtgtgctga
- the pla1a gene encoding phospholipase A1 member A isoform X2, with translation MALNGIKAVALCSILIHFLSGVGGNEHSQTKCADLSNTTWQEYRQGGKLQVQYLLLTRKNADCATLFTQDCLNHTQEHTPHFNSSLPTKVIVHGYRALGTKPSWVSDLAKALLRAEDGNVLVVDWIYGASFAYNLVVENYKEVALQISVLVNQLKNHGSPLESFHLIGVSLGAHVAGFVGTLFKGKIGRITGLDPAGPMFKTADPFDRLDSSDAMFVEAIHTDSDYFGISIPVGHIDFFPNGGMDQTGCARSRFASMYGYVICDHMRAVHIYMSALNGSCLLMGFPCSSYEEFLAGRCTSCDGDFDGKCPQIGLLKNSGLTVSPLPSLGKVYFLTTSAPPFCAHHILLELEVARLSKSAELQFTLITIGLPETQLKLRLQTDNTAYKGVLAHPERLCRVDSIQIKNTGARFYRQSNIHIESVCISGFPNNRLKPLCVKNVDVGRAAAWSHDFVQVC, from the exons ATGGCACTGAACGGAATTAAAGCTGTAGCCCTCTGCAGCATTCTGATACACTTTCTGTCAGGGGTAG GGGGCAATGAACACTCACAAACCAAGTGTGCAGACCTCAGCAACACCACCTGGCAGGAGTACAGACAAGGTGGCAAATTACAGGTGCAATACCTGCTTCTTACACGCAAGAATGCAGACTGTGCTACCCTCTTCACACAGGATTGTCTAAACCACACCCaggaacacacaccacacttcaATTCATCTCTCCCAACTAAAGTCATTGTCCATGGGTACAG agctctgGGTACTAAGCCTTCCTGGGTGAGTGACCTGGCTAAGGCCCTGCTGAGGGCTGAGGACGGGAACGTCCTGGTGGTAGACTGGATCTATGGAGCATCCTTCGCCTACAATCTGGTGGTAGAAAACTACAAGGAGGTGGCATTGCAAATTTCAGTGCTTGTTAATCAGCTTAAG AACCATGGGAGCCCACTGGAGTCTTTCCATTTGATTGGCGTAAGTCTTGGGGCTCATGTTGCAGGATTTGTGGGAACCCTCTTCAAGGGCAAGATAGGAAGAATCACAG GCCTGGACCCTGCAGGACCCATGTTCAAAACTGCAGACCCTTTTGACCGCCTGGATTCCTCAGATGCCATGTTCGTGGAAGCCATCCACACAGACTCTGACT ACTTTGGCATCTCTATCCCTGTCGGACATATTGACTTCTTTCCGAACGGAGGAATGGACCAGACTGGATGCGCACGTTCGAGGTTTGCTTCAA TGTATGGTTATGTCATCTGTGACCACATGAGGGCGGTGCATATCTATATGAGTGCGCTGAATGGCTCGTGTCTTTTGATGGGGTTCCCGTGCTCCAGTTACGAAGAATTCCTTGCAGGACGTTGTACCAGCTGTGACGGGGATTTCGATGGCAAATGTCCACAAATAG gtCTTTTGAAGAACAGTGGGTTAACAGTGTCTCCTTTACCCAGTCTGGGGAAAGTTTACTTCCTCACTACGTCTGCTCCTCCCTTCTGcg CCCATCATATCCTGCTGGAGTTGGAGGTGGCTCGTTTGAGCAAGAGTGCTGAACTACAGTTTACCCTCATTACCATAGGACTCCCAGAGACACAGCTGAAACTTAGGCT aCAAACGGACAACACTGCGTATAAAGGAGTGTTGGCTCATCCAGAGCGACTGTGTAGAGTTGACTCTATTCAGATAAAGAACACCGGAGCTCGATTCTATAGACAGAGCAACATCCACATCGAATCTGTTTGCATCTCTGGTTTTCCAAACAACAG GTTGAAACCGCTGTGTGTGAAGAACGTAGACGTTGGCCGAGCTGCAGCATGGTCTCATGACTTTGTACAGGtgtgctga
- the cox17 gene encoding cytochrome c oxidase copper chaperone, producing MSTLSAASVEPTPAIEGAEEKKPLKPCCACPETKKARDACIIEKGEENCTHLIEAHKECMRALGFKI from the exons ATGTCGACATTATCTGCTGCCAGTGTCGAGCCAACCCCCGCCATAGAGGGCGCTGAGGAGAAGAAACCATTGAAACCATGCTGCGCGTGTCCCGAGACCAAGAAAGCAAGGGATGCCTG CATCATCGAAAAAGGCGAAGAAAATTGCACGCATCTCATTGAAGCTCACAAGGAATGCATGAGGGCTCTTGGCTTTAAGATATAA
- the hsd3b1 gene encoding hydroxy-delta-5-steroid dehydrogenase, 3 beta- and steroid delta-isomerase 1, whose product MSLKGEICVVTGACGFLGERLIRLLLREENLAEIRLLDKDVRAELIQSLEDCRGGTRLAVFEGDIRDTEVLRRACKGASLVFHTASLIDVTGAVEYRELYEVNVKGTQLLLETCIQENLASFIYTSSIEVAGPNPRGDPIVNGNEDTPYSSCLKFPYSRTKEEAERITLRAHGEELRNGGRLAACALRPMYIYGEGCRFTVGHMRDGIRNGNVLLRMSCREARVNPVYVGNAALGHLQAARALRDPQKRAVVGGHFYYISDDTPPISYSDFNHAVLSPLGFGIQEKPFLPLRLLFFICFILEALQTMLRPFVRFTPPLNRQLLTMLNTPFSFSYQKAHRDMGYTPRYDWEEARRNTTDWLASVLPKEREQMNA is encoded by the exons ATGTCTCTGAAAGGAGAGATCTGTGTGGTGACCGGGGCGTGTGGGTTTTTGGGAGAGAGACTGATCAGGCTGCTATTGCGAGAGGAAAATCTTGCAGAGATTCGTTTGCTGGACAAAGACGTGCGAGCTGAACTCATACAGTCTCTGGAAG ACTGCAGGGGGGGGACAAGGCTGGCTGTGTTCGAGGGGGACATCAGAGACACTGAGGTCCTGAGGAGAGCATGTAAAGGAGCATCCCTCGTTTTTCACACCGCATCCTTAATCGATGTCACCGGTGCTGTTGAATACAGAGAGCTATACGAGGTCAACGTCAAAG GGACTCAACTGCTTCTAGAGACATGCATCCAGGAAAACCTGGCCTCCTTCATCTATACAAGCAGCATTGAGGTTGCTGGTCCAAACCCCAGGGGTGATCCCATCGTCAATGGCAACGAGGACACACCCTATTCCTCTTGCCTCAAATTCCCCTACAGCCGTACCAAAGAGGAGGCTGAGAGGATCACCCTCCGCGCCCACGGAGAGGAGCTCAGAAACGGAGGTCGACTGGCCGCGTGCGCCCTCAGGCCCATGTACATCTACGGAGAGGGCTGTCGCTTCACTGTGGGACACATGAGGGACGGGATCCGGAACGGGAACGTGCTGCTCCGTATGTCGTGCCGCGAGGCTCGGGTGAACCCCGTGTACGTGGGAAACGCGGCTCTCGGCCACCTGCAAGCGGCTCGCGCCTTAAGGGACCCGCAGAAGAGAGCCGTGGTGGGTGGACACTTCTACTACATTTCCGACGACACGCCGCCGATTAGTTACTCCGACTTCAACCACGCGGTGCTGTCGCCGCTGGGCTTCGGTATCCAGGAGAAACCCTTCCTACCTTTAcgcctcctcttcttcatctgtttTATCCTGGAAGCTCTTCAGACGATGCTCCGCCCCTTTGTGAGGTTCACCCCACCTCTGAATCGACAGCTGCTCACCATGCTGAACACACCTTTTAGTTTCTCCTATCAGAAGGCCCACAGAGACATGGGATACACACCTCGTTATGACTGGGAGGAAGCCCGAAGGAACACCACTGACTGGCTCGCGTCTGTCTtacccaaagagagagagcaaatgaatGCTTAA
- the popdc2 gene encoding popeye domain-containing 2, protein MNTDNSTLFETIVYGHSPCDGWTNNTEGAFYQLGNAILFLGYMGGSGAYGALYIFGFLTPSFLCHSLWGWWSVCGLDVFIWNLLLILICLAQVGFLIYRLMQDGLHSELSALYNAVYLPLEVPVQVFKEITAACENKVLSLAPEETYAVEGKTPIDQLSFLLSGRIRVSLEGQFLHYIFPHQFLDSPEWESLRPTEEGNFQVTLTAETDCRYISWRRRRLYLLLSKERYIARLFSVMLGNDIADKLYSLNDKLFAKSGVRLDIRLPSLYHVLTPSPLGSEGGSVSSPARGSQGDQTVVTVDPANQKPDASAAQPSQGKAPVPKPLASSRQPWPSDTEMPSGEDSTSLVLEDFADMTGSLMDYGSERDYLK, encoded by the exons ATGAATACTGACAACTCAACCCTGTTTGAAACCATAGTTTATGGTCATTCACCATGCGATGGATGGACCAACAACACAGAGGGCGCCTTCTACCAGCTTGGAAACGCCATCCTCTTCTTGGGGTACATGGGTGGGAGCGGAGCGTACGGAGCCCTCTACATTTTCGGGTTCCTCACGCCCTCCTTTCTTTGCCATTCGCTGTGGGGCTGGTGGTCGGTCTGCGGCTTGGACGTCTTCATTTGGAACCTGCTTCTGATTCTCATCTGTCTGGCTCAGGTGGGTTTCCTGATCTACAGGCTGATGCAGGACGGACTGCACAGCGAGCTCTCCGCGCTCTACAACGCCGTGTACCTCCCTCTGGAGGTACCCGTACAGGTCTTCAAAGAGATCACCGCTGCCTGCGAGAACAAGGTTCTCTCCCTGGCGCCGGAGGAAACGTACGCCGTGGAAGGGAAGACTCCCATTGACCAACTGTCCTTCCTGCTCTCCGGGAG GATTCGAGTGTCATTAGAGGGACAGTTCCTCCACTACATTTTCCCACACCAGTTTCTGGATTCTCCAGAATGGGAATCCCTTAGACCGACGGAGGAAGGGAACTTCCAG GTGACACTGACTGCCGAGACAGACTGTCGTTATATATCCTGGCGCCGGCGTCGGCTTTACCTTCTGCTGTCCAAGGAGCGTTACATCGCCCGCCTTTTCTCCGTCATGCTTGGGAATGACATTGCCGACAAACTCTACTCCCTTAACGACAAACTCTTCGCCAAGAGTGGCGTGCGCCTCGACATCCGTCTGCCCAGCCTGTACCATGTTCTCACCCCCTCCCCGCTGGGCAGCGAAGGGGGGAGTGTCAGCTCACCTGCCCGGGGAAGTCAAGGGGACCAGACGGTAGTGACGGTGGACCCGGCCAATCAGAAACCAGACGCGTCCGCCGCCCAGCCGAGCCAGGGAAAGGCCCCCGTGCCGAAACCCCTGGCCTCCAGTCGCCAACCCTGGCCCTCGGACACAGAGATGCCCTCTGGTGAGGACTCTACCAGCCTGGTCCTGGAGGACTTTGCTGATATGACAGGCTCTTTAATGGACTATGGCAGTGAGAGGGACTATTTGAAGTAG